One window from the genome of Pedococcus badiiscoriae encodes:
- the kdpB gene encoding potassium-transporting ATPase subunit KdpB → MTGTVLATAGQAFAKLNPRHLWRAPVIFVVWVGSVLTTGLAAVEPSVFSWSIAFWLWATVLFANAAEAVAEGRGKAQAASLRAAKRETTARRLRADGEEETVPGSELTIGDRVVVDAGQVIPGDGEVVEGVATVDESAITGESAPVIRESGGDRSAVTGGTTVLSDRIVVQITTMPGESFIDRMIALVEGAQRQKTPNEIALTILLTTLTIVFLVTVMALQPLAVYSGQAQPVVVLVALLVCLIPTTIGALLSAIGIAGMDRLVQRNVLAMSGRAVEAAGDVSTLLLDKTGTITFGNRRATELLSVGDGSAGDGAVGDGTDVHALPDAAYLSSLADSTPEGKSIVDLATTEYAVNGGRSAGVLVRDGAQFVEFSATTRMSGVDLPDGVRIRKGAASALHGWVEESGGSIPSAVRDIVDRISASGGTPLVVATRHGADPARVLGVVHLKDVVKPGMRERFEVLRRMGIRTVMITGDNALTAAAIAGEAGVDDFLAEATPEDKLRLIRREQEGGRLVAMTGDGTNDAPALAQADVGVAMNSGTSAAKEAGNMVDLDSDPTKLIEVVEIGKQLLITRGALTTFSIANDIAKYFAIIPAMFVTLFPGLAALNIMRLSSPQSAMLSAVIFNALIILALIPLALKGVHYTPASAAAMLRRNLLVYGVGGVIAPFIGIKVIDLAVSLLPGLG, encoded by the coding sequence ATGACCGGCACCGTGCTGGCCACCGCTGGCCAGGCCTTCGCCAAGCTCAACCCGCGGCACCTCTGGCGGGCTCCGGTGATCTTCGTGGTGTGGGTCGGCTCGGTGCTCACCACCGGCCTGGCCGCCGTCGAACCCAGCGTCTTCAGCTGGTCGATCGCGTTCTGGTTGTGGGCCACGGTGCTCTTCGCCAACGCGGCAGAGGCGGTCGCCGAGGGCCGCGGCAAGGCGCAGGCTGCCAGCCTGCGGGCGGCGAAGCGCGAGACGACGGCTCGCCGTTTGCGAGCAGACGGCGAGGAGGAGACGGTGCCCGGCAGCGAGCTCACCATCGGCGACAGGGTCGTGGTCGACGCCGGGCAGGTCATCCCCGGAGACGGGGAGGTGGTGGAGGGCGTCGCCACCGTCGACGAGTCCGCCATCACGGGCGAGTCCGCGCCGGTGATCCGCGAGTCGGGGGGTGACAGGAGCGCCGTCACGGGCGGCACCACCGTGTTGTCCGACCGGATCGTCGTCCAGATCACGACGATGCCCGGGGAGAGCTTCATCGACCGCATGATCGCGCTCGTCGAGGGAGCCCAGCGCCAGAAGACCCCGAACGAGATCGCCCTCACGATCCTCCTGACGACCCTGACCATCGTCTTCCTCGTCACGGTGATGGCCCTGCAGCCGCTCGCGGTCTACTCAGGGCAGGCCCAGCCGGTCGTGGTCCTCGTGGCCCTGCTCGTCTGCCTCATCCCCACCACCATCGGCGCCCTGCTGTCCGCCATCGGCATCGCCGGGATGGACCGGCTGGTCCAGCGCAACGTGCTCGCCATGTCGGGGCGCGCCGTGGAGGCGGCCGGTGACGTCTCGACGCTGCTGCTCGACAAGACGGGGACCATCACCTTCGGCAACCGGCGGGCGACCGAGCTCCTCTCGGTGGGTGACGGGTCGGCGGGTGACGGGGCGGTGGGTGACGGCACCGACGTCCACGCCCTGCCCGACGCGGCATACCTGTCCTCACTGGCGGACTCCACGCCCGAGGGGAAGTCGATCGTGGACCTGGCCACGACGGAGTACGCCGTCAACGGAGGCCGCTCCGCGGGGGTCCTGGTGCGCGACGGGGCGCAGTTCGTCGAGTTCAGTGCGACGACGCGGATGTCAGGGGTCGACCTGCCCGACGGGGTGCGCATCCGCAAGGGTGCGGCCTCGGCGCTGCACGGCTGGGTGGAGGAGTCCGGTGGGAGCATCCCGTCCGCGGTGCGCGACATCGTCGACCGCATCAGCGCCTCCGGCGGGACACCCCTGGTCGTGGCCACCCGACACGGTGCCGATCCTGCTCGGGTCCTCGGTGTCGTCCACCTCAAGGACGTCGTGAAGCCGGGGATGCGAGAGCGCTTCGAGGTCCTGCGGCGCATGGGGATCCGCACCGTGATGATCACCGGTGACAACGCCCTCACCGCCGCCGCGATCGCGGGGGAGGCGGGCGTCGACGACTTCCTCGCGGAGGCCACTCCCGAGGACAAGCTGCGCCTGATCAGGCGTGAGCAGGAGGGTGGTCGCCTCGTCGCGATGACCGGCGACGGCACCAACGACGCGCCGGCACTGGCCCAGGCGGACGTCGGCGTCGCGATGAACTCCGGCACGTCCGCCGCCAAGGAGGCCGGCAACATGGTCGACCTGGACTCCGACCCGACCAAGCTCATCGAGGTGGTCGAGATCGGCAAGCAGCTGCTCATCACCCGCGGTGCGCTGACGACCTTCTCGATCGCCAACGACATCGCGAAGTACTTCGCCATCATCCCGGCGATGTTCGTCACGCTGTTCCCGGGCCTCGCCGCGCTCAACATCATGAGGTTGTCGTCCCCCCAGTCCGCGATGCTCTCGGCGGTCATCTTCAATGCCCTCATCATCCTGGCGCTGATTCCCTTGGCGCTCAAAGGCGTGCACTACACACCGGCCAGCGCCGCCGCCATGCTCCGACGCAACCTCCTGGTCTACGGCGTCGGCGGCGTCATCGCGCCCTTCATCGGTATCAAGGTGATCGACCTCGCGGTCTCCCTGCTGCCAGGTCTGGGGTGA
- the kdpA gene encoding potassium-transporting ATPase subunit KdpA, whose amino-acid sequence MSDTVSGLLTVGLLVLMLAVAYHPVGAWLAAVFTDTRHWRLERSVYRLVRVDADSEQGWRAYATSVVVFSVVGTVALFALVVAQTHLPGRQGSAGMGLTTALCTAVSFVTNTDWQSYAGEVGATPLLQTAGLAVQNFVSAAVGLAVAIALMRALARHSVATIGNFWVDLVRGVVRVLLPASLVAAVLLLAGGVIQNLNGPTTVKGLAGVAQVVRGGLVASQEAIKEIGTNGGGYFNANSAHPFENPNPLTNVFEIFLLLVIPFALTRTYGLVVGDRRQGWALAGFAGLLWAGGVAVTTWAEVHAAGAVTGSMEGKEQRFGVWGSTLFAASTTSTSTGSVNSMHESYSPLGGGTLVANMVLGEISPGGVGSGLYGIVIVALLAVFVAGLMVGRTPEYLGKAIGRREVTCAALYVLVMPALVLVGTGLSLAMDGPRAGMLASGPRGLTEVLYAYASAANNNGSAFAGLGADTPWYNLTLALCMLLGRFVPMVLVLRLCGLLVEQRNRPASLGTMPTHTPLFVGLVTGVAVILAGLTFFPALALGPLAEALS is encoded by the coding sequence ATGTCCGACACGGTGAGCGGACTGCTCACGGTCGGCCTCCTCGTCCTGATGCTGGCGGTCGCCTACCACCCCGTCGGAGCCTGGCTCGCGGCGGTGTTCACGGACACCCGTCACTGGCGGCTGGAGCGCAGCGTCTACCGGCTGGTGAGGGTCGATGCCGACTCCGAACAGGGCTGGCGCGCCTACGCGACGAGCGTCGTCGTGTTCTCCGTCGTGGGGACGGTCGCCCTCTTCGCGCTGGTCGTCGCCCAGACCCACCTGCCGGGACGGCAGGGTTCGGCCGGCATGGGCCTGACGACAGCGCTCTGCACGGCAGTCTCGTTCGTCACCAACACCGACTGGCAGTCGTATGCCGGTGAGGTGGGCGCCACCCCGCTCCTCCAGACAGCCGGCCTGGCGGTCCAGAACTTCGTCTCTGCGGCGGTCGGCCTCGCGGTGGCGATCGCGCTGATGCGGGCCCTGGCCCGGCACAGCGTCGCGACCATCGGCAACTTCTGGGTCGACCTGGTGCGCGGTGTCGTCCGGGTCCTCCTGCCGGCCTCGCTCGTCGCCGCCGTCCTGCTGCTCGCCGGCGGCGTCATCCAGAACCTCAACGGTCCGACGACGGTCAAGGGCCTCGCCGGTGTCGCACAGGTTGTCCGTGGCGGCCTGGTCGCCTCACAGGAGGCGATCAAGGAGATCGGGACGAACGGCGGGGGCTACTTCAACGCCAACTCGGCCCACCCGTTCGAGAACCCCAACCCCCTCACCAACGTGTTCGAGATCTTCCTGCTGCTCGTCATCCCCTTCGCCCTGACGCGCACGTACGGGCTGGTCGTGGGCGACCGCCGTCAGGGGTGGGCGCTGGCCGGCTTCGCAGGCCTTCTCTGGGCCGGCGGGGTGGCCGTCACGACGTGGGCCGAGGTGCACGCCGCCGGCGCGGTGACCGGCTCCATGGAGGGCAAGGAGCAGCGGTTCGGAGTATGGGGCTCAACGCTTTTCGCCGCCTCGACCACCAGCACCTCCACCGGCTCGGTCAACTCGATGCACGAGAGCTACAGCCCGCTGGGCGGAGGGACCCTCGTGGCCAACATGGTCCTGGGCGAGATCTCGCCGGGCGGCGTCGGCTCCGGCCTCTACGGAATCGTCATCGTGGCGCTGCTCGCCGTGTTCGTGGCCGGCCTGATGGTCGGGCGCACTCCGGAGTACCTCGGCAAGGCGATCGGTCGGCGCGAGGTCACCTGCGCGGCGCTCTACGTCCTCGTCATGCCGGCGCTGGTGCTGGTCGGGACCGGACTGTCCCTTGCGATGGACGGTCCGAGGGCCGGGATGCTCGCCTCCGGGCCGCGCGGGCTCACCGAGGTCCTGTACGCGTACGCGTCCGCCGCGAACAACAACGGCAGCGCGTTCGCCGGCCTCGGGGCGGACACGCCCTGGTACAACCTGACGCTGGCCCTGTGCATGCTGCTCGGCCGGTTCGTCCCGATGGTGCTCGTGCTGCGCCTGTGCGGCCTGCTGGTCGAGCAGCGCAACCGTCCCGCCTCCCTCGGGACGATGCCCACCCACACCCCCCTCTTCGTCGGTCTGGTGACCGGCGTCGCGGTCATCCTCGCCGGGCTCACCTTCTTCCCGGCCCTGGCCCTGGGTCCGCTCGCTGAGGCCCTGTCATGA
- the kdpF gene encoding K(+)-transporting ATPase subunit F has product MNGNVIENLLAALLGIGLLAYLGYALVRPERF; this is encoded by the coding sequence TTGAATGGGAACGTGATCGAGAACCTCCTGGCCGCTCTGCTCGGCATCGGCCTGCTCGCCTACCTCGGGTACGCCCTCGTCCGTCCGGAGCGCTTCTGA
- a CDS encoding DUF4118 domain-containing protein, whose protein sequence is MDLNQLIARHRSVVIGACAATPLALCALVSAAPVTVPLASAAVALVVVIVAASATGIRAAGLWSAVSSAAGFDFFLTAPYRSLAIGRTEDVQVTVLLLVVGLAVTELALWGQRQRAALGRQRGYLDGVLATAESVAHHAGSPAVTSAVADRIRELLDLDRCEFVASGTLLPGPVLGRDGTITRGGTRLDVERGGLPVDSIVVLPVRSGAVVSGYFQLTAATHVARPTLDQRRVAALLADQVASLSTA, encoded by the coding sequence ATGGATCTCAACCAGCTCATCGCCCGACACCGGTCGGTAGTCATCGGCGCCTGCGCTGCCACGCCGCTGGCCCTGTGCGCCCTGGTCAGCGCTGCACCTGTCACCGTGCCGCTCGCGAGCGCGGCGGTGGCGCTCGTGGTGGTCATCGTGGCGGCGTCGGCCACCGGCATCCGGGCCGCCGGTTTGTGGTCCGCGGTATCCAGCGCAGCCGGGTTCGACTTCTTCCTCACCGCGCCCTACCGCAGTCTGGCGATCGGCAGGACTGAGGACGTCCAGGTGACCGTGCTGCTGCTCGTCGTGGGGTTGGCGGTCACCGAGCTGGCGCTGTGGGGCCAACGGCAGCGCGCGGCCCTCGGGCGGCAGCGGGGCTACCTCGACGGGGTGCTCGCGACCGCAGAGTCCGTCGCGCACCACGCCGGTTCTCCGGCGGTGACGAGTGCCGTCGCGGATCGGATCCGTGAGCTCCTCGACCTCGACCGGTGCGAGTTCGTGGCGAGTGGCACCCTGCTTCCCGGGCCGGTGCTCGGGCGCGACGGAACGATCACCCGCGGCGGCACCCGCCTCGACGTCGAACGCGGCGGACTGCCGGTCGACAGCATCGTCGTCCTTCCGGTGCGCAGCGGAGCCGTTGTGAGCGGCTACTTCCAGCTCACGGCGGCCACGCACGTGGCTCGGCCGACCCTCGACCAGCGACGCGTGGCCGCCCTGCTGGCTGACCAGGTGGCATCCCTCTCGACGGCCTGA
- a CDS encoding phosphatase PAP2 family protein — MSFLTRYTDDRSRPTAGSALRDGFLRAILPAVVLWAAIVGVGFLIKGPLGGLPSEETVSKDAQSLRTATWDSVTMVWSHIGNTEYVIAVCVLAVGLIWWRTREWWVAIIPAIAISLQATVFVIATTIVGRPRPHVPHLDPAPPTSSYPSGHVGASTALYLTFAMLAQRIEHAVLRRVVTTVFLIIPLLVAWARLYRGMHHLTDIIVGALNGIVCALLAWAYLRRKNA, encoded by the coding sequence ATGAGCTTCCTGACGCGTTACACCGATGACCGCTCCAGGCCCACGGCGGGCTCCGCACTCCGGGACGGGTTCCTGCGGGCCATCCTTCCCGCAGTGGTCCTGTGGGCGGCCATCGTGGGGGTCGGCTTCCTCATCAAGGGCCCACTCGGTGGCCTCCCGTCGGAGGAGACCGTCAGCAAGGACGCCCAGAGCCTGCGCACTGCCACCTGGGACAGCGTGACCATGGTGTGGTCGCACATCGGCAACACCGAGTACGTCATCGCGGTGTGCGTGCTGGCCGTCGGCCTGATCTGGTGGCGCACCCGCGAGTGGTGGGTGGCCATCATCCCAGCCATCGCGATCTCCCTCCAGGCCACGGTGTTCGTCATCGCGACGACGATCGTCGGCAGGCCGCGACCGCACGTGCCGCACCTCGACCCGGCTCCCCCCACCTCGAGCTACCCGAGCGGCCACGTCGGCGCGTCGACCGCCCTGTACCTCACCTTCGCGATGCTGGCGCAGCGGATCGAGCACGCGGTGCTGCGCCGCGTCGTGACGACGGTGTTCCTCATCATCCCACTGCTCGTGGCGTGGGCCCGTCTCTACCGGGGCATGCACCACCTGACCGACATCATCGTCGGCGCGCTCAACGGCATCGTCTGCGCGCTGCTGGCCTGGGCGTACCTGCGGCGCAAGAACGCCTAG
- a CDS encoding GAF domain-containing SpoIIE family protein phosphatase produces MTQESGTQTRLDHRLTGLARVTAELTRAESAEGVTSIVVEHSSEAVGATMASLSLRDGPDVIRLAGLRGGSDEDVEAYATFPLSMPSPAADVIRSGRRLLLAGRSAILDAYPDTPRIDRGDRLLLVLPLNTATETLGAIGLSFPARRSFEPSELDCLDILADTCAQALQRVQAEQESADRQAKLTFLAEASAELASSLDYEATLARVAQLAVPTFADWCAIDLLKDNRLRRLAVAHVDPAKVAFAHELAERYPSDPESTSGAWQVIRTGRSELIADITDDMLVAGSRDEEQLRIARELALHSVVTVPLIARGRTLGVITWVSAESKRRYTRRDLEFAEDLGRRAAVSIDNSELHSETLAVAVRLQHAVLPAGLPTIAGCDVAARYLPSGRTEVGGDFYDVIALPDGRVALFVGDVMGRGVAAAASMAQMRASVRAYIATDPSPEVVLTKLDRMLTSYGDDHFVTLAYLLADPARNELLIANAGHPAPILLRADSSVEQVPSANGGPLAIGGGQRHQHTVRFDAGDTVLLFTDGLIERRTEDIDTGRARLSAAVGALADPDLDQGLGSTIAGAADESHDDDVAAVALRRHPAVPRVPDPQTA; encoded by the coding sequence ATGACGCAGGAGTCGGGCACGCAGACGCGCCTGGACCACCGGCTGACCGGACTGGCCCGCGTGACGGCAGAGCTCACCCGCGCGGAGAGTGCGGAGGGTGTCACGAGCATCGTCGTGGAGCACAGCTCTGAGGCAGTGGGAGCCACGATGGCCTCCCTCAGCCTCAGGGACGGACCCGACGTGATCCGGCTCGCGGGGCTGCGCGGTGGCAGTGACGAAGACGTCGAGGCCTACGCCACGTTCCCCTTGTCGATGCCAAGTCCTGCTGCTGACGTCATCCGCTCGGGGCGTCGGCTGCTGCTGGCCGGACGCAGTGCGATCCTCGACGCCTACCCGGACACCCCGCGGATCGACCGGGGTGACCGCCTGTTGCTCGTCCTGCCGTTGAACACCGCCACCGAAACCCTGGGCGCGATCGGGCTGTCCTTTCCGGCGCGGCGCTCGTTCGAGCCGTCCGAGCTGGACTGCCTCGACATCCTGGCGGACACCTGCGCGCAGGCCCTGCAGCGCGTCCAGGCCGAGCAGGAGTCAGCCGACCGCCAGGCCAAGCTGACCTTCCTCGCCGAGGCGTCGGCTGAGCTCGCCAGCAGCCTCGACTACGAGGCCACCCTCGCGCGGGTGGCCCAGCTCGCCGTGCCGACCTTCGCCGACTGGTGTGCGATCGACCTGCTCAAGGACAACCGCCTGCGCCGGCTGGCCGTCGCCCATGTCGACCCCGCCAAGGTGGCCTTCGCGCACGAGCTCGCGGAGCGGTATCCGTCGGACCCGGAGTCCACCAGCGGCGCCTGGCAGGTGATCAGGACCGGACGCAGCGAGCTGATCGCGGATATCACCGACGACATGCTCGTTGCGGGGTCGCGGGACGAGGAGCAGCTGCGGATCGCGCGGGAGCTGGCGTTGCACAGCGTGGTCACGGTGCCGCTCATCGCCCGAGGCCGGACCCTGGGGGTCATCACCTGGGTGAGCGCGGAGTCCAAGCGCCGCTACACCCGACGCGACCTCGAGTTCGCCGAGGACCTCGGTCGACGGGCGGCGGTGTCCATCGACAACTCCGAGCTGCACAGCGAGACGCTGGCGGTCGCGGTGCGGCTGCAGCATGCTGTCCTGCCTGCTGGCCTGCCCACGATCGCGGGATGTGACGTGGCGGCGCGCTACCTGCCGTCGGGTCGCACCGAGGTGGGTGGGGACTTCTACGACGTGATCGCCCTGCCGGACGGCCGGGTGGCCCTCTTCGTCGGGGACGTGATGGGACGTGGGGTGGCCGCCGCCGCATCCATGGCGCAGATGCGCGCCTCGGTGCGGGCCTACATCGCGACGGACCCGTCGCCCGAGGTGGTCCTCACCAAGCTGGACAGGATGCTCACGTCCTACGGGGACGACCATTTCGTCACGCTGGCCTACCTGCTGGCCGACCCGGCCCGCAACGAGCTGCTGATCGCGAACGCGGGCCACCCCGCCCCTATCCTGCTTCGCGCGGACTCGTCCGTCGAGCAGGTCCCCAGTGCGAATGGTGGTCCGCTGGCGATCGGGGGCGGACAGCGTCACCAGCACACGGTGCGGTTCGATGCGGGTGACACCGTCCTGCTCTTCACCGATGGGCTGATCGAGCGTCGCACCGAGGACATCGACACCGGCCGCGCCAGGCTCTCAGCTGCCGTCGGGGCCCTGGCGGACCCCGACCTGGACCAGGGTCTGGGGAGCACCATCGCTGGGGCCGCCGACGAGAGCCACGACGACGACGTGGCCGCGGTCGCGCTGCGCCGCCACCCTGCGGTGCCTCGCGTGCCGGACCCGCAGACCGCCTGA
- a CDS encoding DUF6596 domain-containing protein: protein MTRDAAPAVPVSDVDAREAVARSHREEWARLVASLTRRFGDLDIAEEAVAEAFATALERWPAHGIPPNPGGWLTTTANRKAIDRIRRESKLDGKVKEAQRVFDDDPPEPLGAIDDDRLRLLFTCCHPALAMEARVALTLRMVGGLTVPEIARAFLVQETAMGQRVTRAKAKIKAAHVPYRVPAAEDLPARVSGVLAVLFLVFNEGYLSTGADTDPVRHDLTGEAIRLGRLLRALLPQDGEVAGLLALMLLTEARGAARVSASGELVTLGEQDRGTWDAALVAEGHRLVRERLVAGVAPGRYQLLAAINAVHTSARDVRDTDWSQVVALYDQLVRLDPSPIVALNRAVAVAELDGPEVALAAVDRLEDRLAGYHAYHATRADLLRRTGRSQASRAAYGRAIELAGNTAEVAYLSRRRDQLG from the coding sequence ATGACTCGAGATGCAGCACCGGCCGTTCCTGTGAGCGACGTCGACGCGCGGGAGGCGGTCGCCCGATCCCACCGTGAGGAGTGGGCGCGCCTGGTGGCCTCGCTGACACGGCGGTTCGGTGACCTCGACATCGCCGAGGAGGCGGTGGCCGAGGCGTTCGCGACCGCCCTCGAGCGGTGGCCAGCCCACGGCATACCTCCGAATCCGGGTGGGTGGCTGACGACCACCGCCAACCGCAAGGCCATCGACCGGATCCGGCGCGAGAGCAAGCTGGACGGCAAGGTGAAGGAGGCCCAGAGGGTGTTCGACGACGACCCGCCTGAGCCTCTCGGCGCCATCGACGACGACCGGCTGCGGCTGCTCTTCACCTGTTGCCACCCGGCGCTGGCGATGGAGGCGCGGGTGGCCCTGACGCTGCGCATGGTCGGTGGCCTGACCGTGCCCGAGATCGCCCGGGCCTTCCTCGTGCAGGAGACCGCGATGGGGCAGCGGGTCACCCGCGCGAAGGCCAAGATCAAGGCGGCACACGTCCCCTACCGGGTGCCCGCCGCCGAGGACCTCCCGGCACGGGTGTCAGGGGTGCTCGCCGTCCTCTTCCTCGTCTTCAACGAGGGGTACCTGTCCACGGGCGCCGACACCGACCCGGTCCGGCACGACCTCACCGGCGAGGCGATCCGGCTGGGTCGCCTGCTCCGTGCCCTCCTGCCGCAGGACGGCGAGGTGGCCGGGTTGCTGGCGCTGATGCTCCTCACCGAGGCGCGCGGCGCCGCGCGGGTCTCGGCGAGCGGTGAGCTGGTGACGCTGGGCGAGCAGGACAGGGGCACCTGGGACGCGGCACTGGTCGCCGAGGGCCATCGACTGGTGCGCGAGCGGTTGGTCGCGGGAGTGGCTCCGGGGCGCTATCAGCTCCTCGCCGCGATCAACGCCGTGCACACCTCGGCTCGTGACGTCCGCGACACCGACTGGTCTCAGGTCGTCGCGCTGTACGACCAGCTCGTGAGGCTCGACCCGTCGCCGATCGTGGCCCTCAACCGGGCCGTGGCGGTGGCCGAGCTCGACGGCCCCGAGGTCGCCCTCGCGGCGGTCGACCGCCTCGAGGACCGGTTGGCCGGCTACCACGCCTACCATGCGACCCGGGCCGACCTGCTGCGTCGGACCGGGCGCAGCCAGGCGTCCCGAGCGGCCTACGGGCGGGCCATCGAGCTGGCCGGCAACACCGCCGAGGTGGCCTACCTCAGTCGCCGCAGGGACCAGCTGGGGTAG